A section of the Telopea speciosissima isolate NSW1024214 ecotype Mountain lineage chromosome 3, Tspe_v1, whole genome shotgun sequence genome encodes:
- the LOC122656438 gene encoding polygalacturonase: MVNPMNFLLLLLLFILFYSATATPTYNVVQLGAKNDGRTDSTKAFTTAWASACSSHQSAIIYVPQGKFLLRNVNFAGKCNNTHITIRIDGTLVAPSEYNVIGNSGTWIMFQSVTGVTIHGGTLDGQGSSLWSCKNSGQSCPSGASSLGFSNSENIVISGLKSLNSQLFHIFINGCQNVNVRGVTISADGNSPNTDGIHVQLSSSVTILGASIKTGDDCISIGPGATNLWMEHITCGPGHGISIGSLGKDTQEQGVQNVTIKTVTFSGTQNGFRIKTWGRPSNGFVKGVLFEGATMENANNPIVIDQNYCPSEKDCPGKVSGVKISQVTYSNIHGTSASEVAVKFDCSSGNPCSGIRLEDVQLTYGNQTAQSSCSNAGGTSYGVVNPSSCL; encoded by the exons ATGGTGAACCCAATGAACTTTCTTCTCttacttcttctcttcatcttgTTCTACTCTGCAACAGCCACTCCAACATACAATGTTGTTCAGTTAGGTGCTAAAAACGACGGCAGAACCGATTCGACGAAAGCTTTTACTACCGCCTGGGCCAGCGCTTGCAGTTCTCACCAGTCCGCCATAATCTACGTCCCACAGGGAAAGTTTTTGCTCAGAAACGTCAATTTTGCCGGTAAATGCAACAACACTCATATCACCATACGCATCGACGGCACCCTCGTTGCTCCATCAGAGTACAATGTGATCGGTAACAGTGGAACTTGGATCATGTTCCAGTCCGTCACCGGCGTTACCATCCACGGTGGTACCCTTGATGGCCAAGGCTCTTCTCTCTGGTCTTGCAAGAATTCCGGCCAGAGTTGCCCCTCCGGAGCTTCG AGTCTAGGCTTCTCCAACTCAGAGAACATTGTTATCAGTGGATTAAAGTCGTTAAACAGCCAATTGTTTCACATTTTCATCAATGGTTGCCAGAATGTGAATGTCCGAGGGGTGACGATCTCGGCGGACGGCAATAGCCCGAACACGGATGGTATTCATGTACAGTTATCGAGCAGTGTTACAATCTTGGGAGCTAGCATCAAGACCGGTGATGATTGCATCTCTATTGGCCCCGGCGCCACAAACCTGTGGATGGAACACATTACATGTGGACCTGGACATGGTATCAG CATTGGAAGTCTGGGTAAGGATACTCAAGAGCAAGGTGTGCAGAACGTTACTATCAAAACCGTTACTTTTAGTGGGACCCAAAATGGTTTCAGAATCAAAACGTGGGGAAGACCTAGTAACGGTTTCGTCAAAGGAGTGCTTTTCGAAGGTGCCACCATGGAGAATGCGAATAATCCAATCGTAATTGACCAAAATTACTGCCCAAGCGAAAAAGATTGCCCTGGAAAG GTTTCAGGAGTTAAAATCAGCCAAGTGACATATAGTAATATCCATGGAACATCTGCGTCAGAAGTTGCTGTTAAATTCGACTGCAGCTCGGGGAACCCATGCAGTGGTATAAGATTGGAAGATGTTCAGCTTACTTATGGTAATCAGACGGCTCAATCGTCTTGTTCAAATGCTGGTGGAACATCTTACGGTGTAGTAAATCCTTCAAGCTGTTTGTAG